The nucleotide window CCTTTATGGGTTATAGCCAGTCAAATTACATGGAACCAGAAGcttgaaaaatggaaaacataTCTGATAAAGCACGTCTATGGAACAGACAAGATCTTACGTGTTAATTGCTTCAAGGAAACGCATGACATTCAAACTTTGCCTTTCATCCAGTAACTGTAAGCACATCTCAAATAaaccgaaaaaaaaagaaaaaaaaaaaaaagaagaagaatcaacAAGGTTTAATTGATGTAGAGTCATCACTCTGtcgatattattatttaaatcaaTGCAATTAGCAAGAAATTATCGAAACTGAGATTTCCATACCCTTCTGAAAGTGTGTATTATGTCAGATTCTGCACCATGCAAGCCACTCCTAAGTTCCTATAAGacaggagattttttttttttttgacaagtaataCGGAAATATATGAGAGTTATCATTTTTGGACTAGtagatatatagaagaattataACATATATCAAGAGCAGAGAGTCTGAAAAGTAAGGTAGTTTGAAGTACCTTACTAAAGTAACGCTGGAGGAGGCACTCCTTCAGGACACCACACATGCCATAAAAGTATAACAGATTCAGCAATACCTGCGATAGAGAAATCCATACAATTTACACAAATCTCACAATCAACGAGTCTGtaattagtttaattttgtttttcccccTTCCATAAACatcatttgataaaagaaaaaaagaaagataaaaaggtCTTAACGCTGGTGTAAGTTCAATCCTTCATGTGTAATGTTAGGATTGAACTGGCATTCTTAACAAGTCAGTTATCAAATGGTTCTACTTTTTGTATGAAGAAAGCAACAACATGGGGGACTGAACTATGAATAATAATCACTTTCCTAGGTAGGATCCACCAAGAAGAGTTTAGTTCTGAGGAGTGTTAGGACTTTGGACAATGAGTGCAGCCCACTGAAGGTATAAAAAGGTGCAGTTACAAACAAGGACCCCCTCCTGCCCATTTGTTATGTCAGGTCACTTGCAAACAAGTGGACCGTAAAAAATTACATTGATATACACTGTTCTATTGCACTCATCTTGGTGTCCATGTTAGATACTGATACATGACATTGAAAATCATCTCTGCTCCATTTTGGATACTGACACCTAACAGTGCCTTCATTACATTAATTGCACTAATTCAAATTAGTGATGCACTGTGACTGCTGccacatattattttttcacatttacAAGTGCCATTGACTTATTCGTGGAGATCAGAACCTTATTGTAAAGCCACTCAGTCCATGAGGGTGCTTTACAAATTGGGGACACAAGAATCAACCCAAGTACTCGCTCTGTGTATTTCATCTGCGAAATTGACAAAAAAAGCgacttaaaaaataagaaaataatgacaAATAAAGGGCAGCTGACTTTGGCCAACTTACTGCAAAGAGGGTAAGAATGTAAGCACCAGCTGTTACACCTACGCACATAACTTCCTTCAGCCTGAAGtagaaatatcataaaaaagtgCTTAAGAAAAACTGCAACTGACAACAGCTGAAGagatatcttttttttctttgtgacaAGTAACAGCAGAAGAAATATATACGCATAGCTAGCTTAAAATGTGTTTGAGGAGGATATTCAGCCCCTTAAGAGAACCAAATGCAAAGCAAATATGCATGTTCCTTGactatataaagaaaaatatataaacatgaaaatCTAATCCCTGATTAATAATAATGtggtaaatttaaaaacaagaaaCACTAAGTGCAAATGCACTACAAGTAACTCTCACGTAACAATTTTTCATTACTAGCTGATCTAAAGCACCTAAATTAGTAAAAAATAGGATAAAGGAAAAAGACGGCACCAAAGTATTTGGCTGTTACTGGGGTTACACAGCTTAGTGTCCCCCAAATATAATGGAACCGAAGAGGTGGTGCTCTTGGATTAGGTGCTGCATATCGACGGCGAGATTTCTGGTATGGTCAACCATGGCTTTTTGGCTAGATTTTGGTTGGTGACACCAATCAAGTActcttaacatttctcatttgttgttcaCAAATGATACTTTGATATTTTGTGAGCAGAACAAAATCAGATTCGGGCGTTAAGGGCACTTCTGCTTTGCTTTGAAGCTGTATCTGgtttgaaaatgaatttatcTAAGTCAAATTTGGTACCAGTTGGTAATGTACGCAACATTCGGCTATTGGCTTAACACTCTTGGATGTAAGATCTCCTCTTTTCCCATGAGTAACCTtggtcttcctttgggggcCGCTTCCAAGGCTAAATCTATTTGGGATGTAGTAATTGAAGAGATTGAACAtagattggcaggttggaagagcACTCTATCCAATTTACCAACttttttcttatctttgttCCCAATTCCAGCAAGTGTGACGATCCAAATTGAGAAACTCCATCGTGACTTACTTTGGAGTGGGTtgggggatgaattcaaattccatttGGTCAAGTTGGAGAAGGTATACTCTCCAATCTCTTCTGGTGGGCTGAGAATTAGAAATATGAGGGTATTCAATCGGGCtctacttgggaaatggttatgAAGGTATAATATGGAACAAGAAGTTTTATGGAAGTTGGTGATTAACTTAAAGTATGAAGGTTTTGGGGGGAGGGGATGGAGCACTAGGGAGGTTCATGGGGTTTATGGAGTGGGAATATGGCAGCACATCAGAAGAGGGTGGGGGACTTTTGCTCACTACACTAGAATTGTGATGGGAGATGGTTCTAGAATTAGATTCTAGAGATAGCGCCCTTAAGGACTCATTCCCTATAGTTTTCAAGATTGCATGTGATATAGAAGCATCGTTGGCTGACCTCATGCAGATGTCTGGTGACTTAGTCTAATGGAATGTGGGCTTCACTAGGAtggcccaagattgggaagttggcaGCTTTTCGATTTTTTTCAGACTCTTGTACTCCATGAGACCGAATACTCAAGGAACTGACACTTTGTGGTGGTTACCTGCTAGAAAAGATACATTCTTGGTTTGCTCTTTCTATAAGTCCCTAAACAACCGCAGAACAATCATTTTCCATGGAGAaggatttggagaaataagACATCTCCCAAGGCagcattttttgtttggacaactTCTCTGGATAAGATTTTGACGATGGATAATTTAGGAAAATGCAGGGTGATTATagtggattggtgttgtatgtgcaagaaaagtGATGAGACTGAGGATCATCTTGTactgcattgtgaggttgctagagTGTTATGGGAAGATGTTTTCAGAAGGTTAGAGCTAGCCTGGGTTATGCCTGCTACTGTGGTCGAGCTTTTGGCCAGTTGGACAAACCTGGGTAGTATTCTATAAATCACAGCTGTATGGAAGATGGTTCTTATTTGTATTCATTGGTGCCTATGGTAGGAACAAAATGATTAGACTTTTAAAAGACAAGGAGTGTTCATTGGAGGAGATTAGATTACTTTTTGCTGGAAATTTATTTCTATGGGTCAAAGccgtagattttaatggcctcaattttcatgattttcttatttccatttcttcttcctaaataagtgttacctcttgtatacccccatgtgtacttgggctatgcctattcgtattaatacaatcatttacttataaaaaatatatgacagATTCTCAAATCTACTGTTTTGTAAACCAAGCATCTATCTCATACATTGAGAATCTATCATCAAAATGCAACATGGAGGTCCTAATCTATATGCACACATCAAAGTCAAGAACTATGGCAAGCCAGCAGTGGAGTAATTGGTATCTGGCATAACTGCTGGGTTTGAAATTAACCAATTATTGGAGCCAAGGTAACTAAGGGTACAAGCAATAGGGGTAGGCCTTACTTTTTGTTAACCAGGCAAAATAActgataaaaatacaaaaaaagaacttttttcctttttataagtaaaatattatataagaataggcatagcccatgtacacagggaAAATTGCATCTAAGAACTAGATAAATGGTTTTTGAGAAGTATCCTCTTCTTGAATCTATCAAGTTTCAACCTAAGGGGTTTGAAGTTAGCTTCCCCTACAAAACATCCAAGTAAATCTgaagtttttttaaaacaccACAACTTCTAGTCAAGAAAACGATTTCACagtatttatcttaaaaaaatggtgaaaaattAGTAACTAtggaaaaatgaagaagaagtcttttttttttttttttgataggtaaaatgaagaaagaagtttgtttttaaaaatgccTCTGTGGCTTCAAATAGAGTTCTAAAATTGAATACTTGACAAGATGTCACAACAATTGCAAAAACTCATCATCTTGTCCCCTTCAACTTCCAAACTCCCCctagtttattatattatcatgaaaatCCCTTGGCATATAGTTCTAAATTTGGGCAATCAGTACAATCCATTACGGTTATTAGATTTGCAACATTTTAGCCTGGTAAAACGAGTCCCTTTTCTGGAATTCCTAGTAACTTATTATGAAAATGTCTAGATTCCAAAGTATTAACCTATACTAgttctctttttcctcttacCGGCATTGGAAACTCATAAAATCCTTCAAGGTATCACACGTTTTAAATGGAGCTGGTGTCTTTCCAATATTGAGCACAATAGATCTATTTGGCCTGGTTAAATGAGTCATCTGACCTTTTCTAAAATTCCAGGCAACTTATTATGAAaatctctatattttttaaagtatcaACCATAGTTCTATTTTTCCACCTACAGGTATTGGGAAACTCAACAGAATCCTTCATGATAtcactttttgtttttcctgGATGGAACTGATGTCTGCCAATATTGTGCATAACAAATCTTAACTTGGAACTCTGTGATATCCCAACACAAGAATAGACTAAACAACTTGAGAGAGATTTTGCATTTGtggacaagaaagaaaaaatgaacgCTAGGATTCAAAAGTGGATAACAATCAGTGTACATTTCCAAAGCAAAGGCAATCATGGACCTACATAATGGATAAAAAAACTAAACGGGGAAAACCCGGTAAGGTAAAGAAGAGGAGAGATGGAACAAACTACATCTCAATGTAATCCACATTAATTGCCTAAGTCATTCAGTAGCCAATGAGAATCAAAGCCCTACCATTCCCTTTTTAGCCCCATTGCCGCCAATAGTAGTAAAGAAGTTAAAACTGGTAAAACAGAACGAGATTAACATACCCGAAGTAATCAAGAACTTCAGCTACCTGGTCTGCAAGGTCATTGACGCAAAGCAATGGAGCATCTGGAGAAATGACTTCAGCTCCTACCTGcaacaacatttaaaaaaatgaaagccaGAGACTGTTAATATCAGCGAGAGAGAATTTGCAATGCGATTCTTTTGTCCGAATAAATGCATGGAGGATACCGACCTCATGGCCTGGGGCATCAATGTGATAAATGCAGAAGTTATGAAGCAGCAAAGAAGCTGCATCCGAGCAAAAGAATAGGCCTTGGAAACAAGATATGTCTGTGAACGCCCAAACAACATTAAACGATTAGAAACTAAGGAAACAATTTCAGTTCTAGCAAATTTGAATTGAACAACAAGAGCATAATAACTATcccagaaagtaaaaaacactACCCAATCATTGAAAACTCAATCTTTTCCACGACGTCTGGAGTGTACAACAAGACCCATTACAGATAAATTCAAGACATATGAATTAAGCACGGTTTCTCAGTAAATCAAAGCTTCAATCACACTGacaatattttcaataaaaatgcaaaaaccCACCAAAACTACACCTCCAAGAGCAATAACAATTTAAAtgagcaaaaaaataataataataataacgcATACGATTGAGAGCAACATCTGGATATGTAATCAAAGCAGGCTTTTCTTGGTCTCCACATACAAACACAGAGATTAAACCTTTGCTTGTCTTCACCACAAACTCCTGCAAAatcatattaagaaaaaaaaaaaaaacaaacaataagtaaacaaacaaacaaagggGAATCATaaactcaaaacaaatataGATTAGAGAAACAGTACAGAATAGAGATTAAAAAAACAGGTACTCTGCATTGGATAAagcaaacaaataaaaggaaaaaaaaaaaaaagttctttgtTGCTTCTGGTCACTTGCCTTCCCTCCAAATGGCAACATATCAATGTGAATGGAAGCTGAGTCACTTGACTCGCCCATGGAAACTTTCTCGAGCAGTTGCTTCTTATCCTTACTCCTTCAGCTGTTGCTACTTTCTCCACGGCTTTCCTTCCAATCTTCCGTTCTCCAAGCTTGGACGTCTCACAAAACTACAGAAACAACCTAAAACGTAGTACAGGAATTTACAACAGACAAGGCAACTTCCATTGAACATAATGACGAGTTCGTCCCCCCCATCAACGCTTTTGACTCCCTTGTCGTTTAGTTGGTTTTGTGCCGCAGAAGTTACCGTTGGGCGAATAATACGGTCAGCTCGGGAGTGTTTTCCGTTCTTGGTCCGTACTGATAGGGGCAGCCCTTTCAAAATGACGCCGTTTACTAAGTCAAACGTCGTCGTTTTCATTGCTGACAAGGACAAAAGGAGGAGGGACAGAGACTTGTCAGGTAATAAAAATACTCCACCACGGGGTTTATGGTAATTTAGGAGAGGCATATTACAGCTGTATGACACCTGGAAGCGCGGAAAGGGACTGCTCCCATACTTAAATCTATCACAGTCCGCCAGCTCATATTTGtcaagaataatgctactctcaccactcTCGGTCTCGCTTTTGGTCTCGCTtagtgtaaaattatttttttaatatatttttttttacttaatgattaagtaagtgttttttagtgatattataattttttttattttttttaaaaatattttatagtgttaaaaaatacatgtataaaaaaataaaataaaaaaacactacattttacactgagcgggaCCGAGAGCGGGAGAGGGAGCGGGGCTGTAGCAGGACTCATTTGTCAAAGCCGTAGTAttcttatctttcttttgtaaagttTTCCTACTAATTTTTTTTCGAATAATTCTACAATCacgaaatttataaatatagtataattaattaaaaagaaaaaaaaaagatatttataattatgaattataaaatcatcccataatcgtttaaaaaaaaataaataaaatatatgatttacataaaaaaattaattttttaataatgaactcctctttttcaaagtgattacacgaCGTTTATatacttcacgattgtatgtaaaattattcttagaAAAGActagggtctactattaaaaaattaaaattttttatgtgggtttcatgttttattcatttttttaaagcgattacgtgACGGTTACACAATTTacggttgtaaatatattttctcatcatttcgACACACTATAcatcacacattttttttttaattttttttattcttgttaaacttattaaaattttctacttatcattcatataccacaaatttggtaagagaaaaaaaaaaagtatggtatggtgtgtgaggatgattaataaaatttttcttctttatatatttaagtttcaaattttgaatttaatttctttgttccAACTTTCCTTAAATTGAATAATGACGTGGATTTCAATGCAACATGTTATGCAAGCCACCttattaatgatatattttttttatcaaaagaattaaggaatttttattaatcatcaaAGATTACATCATCTCTCTGATAACAACCCAAAGAATACAATCCAgaatttccttaatattaacAAGGTCCTCTTGCAGGATTAGAGCATCTTTTGCCAAGTTATGAGTAGCAAAGTTTGCTTCTCATTTTGCATGGAGCACAAACCAGCTTGAAAAAAGACTATAGTAAGGCTTTTGCATCTGCAAGGATTAAACCTGATTGACTTCTATCATCAAGCCTCCTTATTTAACCTGGTGACCACTTGGAAAGCATCTCATTAAGGATAATCTGTACTTGAAGACCCATTTGGTTGCAAAATCTAACAACCATCATAGCATCATAAACTTCAGCTGGGAAAGCAGTAGTATGAAGTTCTCTACTAGCTCTCAGAGTGCTAGTGACTGTCCTTCTGAGCCCCTCACAATAACTCTTATCCTTGTTCTTCTTTTAGCCCTTGTCTAAAACTGCATCCCAGTTGGCTTTATATATACCTAGAGGaggttttttttaaagaacaaaCCTGTTGAGGATTTGTGCTTCTGGTAGGGATCAAATTCCTTTGAGACTCCTTGAAAATTTGTAAGTCCTCTTTGGCCTTTTTGGTGATCAAATTTGGATGTAGAAATCCTTTATCATGCACCACCGAGTTCCTCCTCATCCATATAGCTCTTGTAATAGTGGTTGCCTCTTCTAATTCTTCCTTTGTCAACCTTTGTACCCATTGAGTCCATATGTCCATGAAGGATTCACTGTGGAGGTTCATCTTTTGAACTTTGTTGCAGCTTTGACTCCAAACATCTCTAGAGGTAAGACAATTCCATGATGCATGTCCTTCTATATCAGAAAACCTAGTACATATGGGGCATGTTTCAGCAATTAAAACTTTGCTCTTGCACAAATTAGAGAGTGAGGGGAGCATCTTTACATGCTTCCCATATGAAGGATTTCACAATTCCATATAGCCCTCCACTCCAAATTTGAACACTTCCCTTGAGAGGTTTCCCCTTCATATATGTTAGCTAGCTCCCTATGAAGTTGATAAGCACTTTTAACCGAGAAAATGCCATTTTGAGAATGGTTCCATACCAGCTTATCTTCTCTATCCTCAATGCTAAGATGGATACTTTTTATTAGTTCAACTTcttgtttgaaaaagttagataTGAGACCATCCTTCCACCAATGAAGATCATTATCAATTAACTCTTCCACCTTAGAATCAGCATGCAACCCTTTAATCGGAGACtgaatcttaaaaatattaggATTGTGGATCTATCTATCTTTCCATATTCAAACTGTCCTACCATTGCCAATTCTCTATGTCAGTCCTTCCTCCATAAGTTTCTTCCCCTCCAGTATGCTTCTCCACAAAAATGATGGCCTATATTCAATACAAGCATTCATAAAATCAGTTGAAgggaattatttttgtattaagaGTTGAGCAGGTAGAGATTCAGGATTTTGCATTATTCTCCAACTTTGTTTTGCAAGCATTGTAAGATTAAAACTTCTGAAATCTCTAAAGTCTAATCCTCCTTTGTCTTTTGGTAGCCCTAACTGGTTCCATTTCACCCATTGTATCTTAGATTAGTCTTCATTATATCCCCACCAAAATTTCTTCAagaatatattgattttttggGATATGGACATAGGGAAAAGAAAATCTCAtcatttttaaactaatcattacaacttttcaaataaaaaataaaaaacaattcaactttttcaaatttcaaaacaaaaattatattataataatattttaattttataatattttttattcaactttttctctctcatttcccaaaacctaataaatatttatctcaaactatctcactattatttgtaactcatcttactactattcacaaacttcTCAcgtcatctcattccccaagcatccctTTAGTCTTCCAATTTGTCATTCGAGACAAGGCTTTgtcaataattgatttgaaagCTGCAACTTTAGATCTACTACAACAACAGGTATACTAAGATATTTCTCAAAAGAACCAGTGCTTTTACTCCTGCAATATCCAGAATATTTGATTGGATAGAATAAGGAGTATTTCTGCTAAAGAAGCTGTAGGTCTTTTCTTTGTTTAGCTACTGGTCTGAGGCTTTTTCATAGATATCCAGAATGTATATCATACGGCTCCGCTCCAGAGAATTTACCTTGTAAAACAGaaggctatcatcagcaaagaggAGGTAGTTGATGCAAATAGAGCACTTGCCAGTTGGAACACCCGTGATAATTCCTTTTAATTTAGATTGATTGAGAAGTGAGGTAAGAGCCTCAACACATATGATGAAGAAATAAGGGGAGAGGGGATCACCTTACCTAATACCCATTGTGGATTGGAGAGTTTACTGTGGAACCGCATTGAGTAAAATGGAATAAGAGACAGAAGAGGTACAATTCATTATGAGAGTGATCCATGTAAGATCAAATCCCATTTTCTCCATGGCAGCTTCGAGGAATACTCACGCAATTCGAGTGTTTATGGAATGCGAGGTTTTATATGCCACAAGATTGTTATCTAAGATCAACCTGCCGGGCACAAAAACACTTTGGTTTGAGGAGATAATATCAGGCATGATCTTTTTTAATTGACGCAAGGACTTTGGCCACAACTTTATAAATCACATTACACAAGCTGATTGGTCTGAATTCAGTTACCTTATTTGGTTCATTTACTTTGGGAATGAGAGTTATGAAAGTACCATTCACTTGCTATAAAGAGCTTCCATTCCTGAG belongs to Juglans regia cultivar Chandler chromosome 8, Walnut 2.0, whole genome shotgun sequence and includes:
- the LOC109014980 gene encoding protein NDL1-like isoform X2, with the translated sequence MGESSDSASIHIDMLPFGGKEFVVKTSKGLISVFVCGDQEKPALITYPDVALNHISCFQGLFFCSDAASLLLHNFCIYHIDAPGHEVGAEVISPDAPLLCVNDLADQVAEVLDYFGLKEVMCVGVTAGAYILTLFAVLLNLLYFYGMCGVLKECLLQRYFSKELRSGLHGAESDIIHTFRRLLDERQSLNVMRFLEAINTRHDLTDGLKKLQCKTLIFVGESSEFHAEAVYMSGKMGRKSCALVEVQACGSLVTEEHPYAMLIPIEFFLMGLGYYRRRHFASSSNNGSNPTSPSSHSCIAPELLSSESLGVKLKPIKTRVDIEV
- the LOC109014980 gene encoding protein NDL2-like isoform X3; its protein translation is MGESSDSASIHIDMLPFGGKEFVVKTSKGLISVFVCGDQEKPALITYPDVALNHISCFQGLFFCSDAASLLLHNFCIYHIDAPGHEVGAEVISPDAPLLCVNDLADQVAEVLDYFGLKEVMCVGVTAGAYILTLFAMKYTERVLGLILVSPICKAPSWTEWLYNKVLLNLLYFYGMCGVLKECLLQRYFSKELRSGLHGAESDIIHTFRRLLDERQSLNVMRFLEAINTFSCGA
- the LOC109014980 gene encoding protein NDL1-like isoform X1; this encodes MGESSDSASIHIDMLPFGGKEFVVKTSKGLISVFVCGDQEKPALITYPDVALNHISCFQGLFFCSDAASLLLHNFCIYHIDAPGHEVGAEVISPDAPLLCVNDLADQVAEVLDYFGLKEVMCVGVTAGAYILTLFAMKYTERVLGLILVSPICKAPSWTEWLYNKVLLNLLYFYGMCGVLKECLLQRYFSKELRSGLHGAESDIIHTFRRLLDERQSLNVMRFLEAINTRHDLTDGLKKLQCKTLIFVGESSEFHAEAVYMSGKMGRKSCALVEVQACGSLVTEEHPYAMLIPIEFFLMGLGYYRRRHFASSSNNGSNPTSPSSHSCIAPELLSSESLGVKLKPIKTRVDIEV